Proteins from one Ipomoea triloba cultivar NCNSP0323 chromosome 1, ASM357664v1 genomic window:
- the LOC115996118 gene encoding homoserine kinase-like: MAATFYQPPSSLNLNRLNPSISSTRQPNPPLSLPALNISRCGPLFSAVTSSTLSVSDPEPVYASVKSFAPATVANLGPGFDFLGCAVDGIGDFVTVRVDPDVPPGQVSISEISGAGNKLSKNPLWNCAGIAAIAVMKMLRIQSVGLSLSLEKGLPLGSGLGSSAASAAAAAVAVNELFGSRLSVSDLVFAGLESESKVSGYHADNVAPSIMGGFVLIRSYDPLELIQLKFPQEKSLFFVLVNPEFEAPTKKMRAALPAEIPMSSHVWNCSQAGALVASVLQGDLPGLGKALSSDKIVEPRRAPLIPGMEAVKKAAIQAGAFGCTISGAGPTAVAVTDDEEMGMEIGERMVEAFIQEGNLKALAMVKRLDRVGARLVSSAPRS, encoded by the coding sequence ATGGCGGCTACCTTTTATCAGCCGCCATCTTCTCTGAATCTGAATAGACTGAACCCCTCTATCTCTTCTACAAGACAACCCAACCCTCCTCTTTCTTTACCCGCTCTTAATATCAGCCGATGCGGCCCACTGTTTTCTGCCGTTACTTCTTCCACCCTCTCCGTTTCTGACCCAGAACCGGTTTACGCCTCCGTCAAGTCTTTTGCTCCTGCCACCGTCGCTAATCTTGGCCCCGGCTTCGACTTCCTCGGCTGCGCCGTCGATGGCATCGGCGATTTCGTCACCGTCCGCGTTGATCCCGACGTTCCTCCCGGGCAAGTGTCCATTTCTGAGATCTCCGGGGCGGGGAATAAGCTCAGCAAGAATCCGCTCTGGAATTGCGCCGGTATTGCCGCCATTGCCGTTATGAAGATGCTTCGCATCCAATCCGTTGGGCTGTCACTGTCGCTGGAGAAGGGCTTGCCGTTGGGGAGTGGATTAGGGTCTAGCGCCGCCAGcgctgccgccgccgccgtcgcaGTGAATGAGCTATTCGGCAGCCGATTGTCCGTCTCGGACCTTGTCTTCGCGGGTCTGGAATCGGAATCTAAGGTGTCTGGGTACCACGCGGATAATGTGGCGCCTTCTATCATGGGAGGGTTTGTGCTGATTCGGAGCTACGATCCGTTGGAGTTGATCCAATTGAAGTTCCCCCAAGAAAAGAGCCTGTTTTTCGTGCTGGTGAACCCGGAATTCGAAGCTCCGACGAAGAAGATGAGGGCGGCGCTGCCGGCGGAGATACCCATGTCGAGCCACGTGTGGAACTGCAGTCAGGCCGGGGCTCTGGTGGCGTCTGTGTTGCAAGGAGACTTACCGGGCCTGGGAAAGGCGCTTTCATCGGATAAGATCGTGGAGCCGAGAAGAGCTCCATTGATTCCGGGAATGGAGGCCGTGAAGAAGGCGGCTATTCAGGCCGGAGCCTTCGGGTGCACTATAAGCGGTGCGGGTCCCACTGCAGTCGCGGTTACGGATgatgaggaaatgggaatggagATTGGTGAAAGAATGGTAGAAGCCTTTATCCAGGAAGGGAATCTCAAGGCCTTGGCTATGGTGAAGAGGCTTGATAGGGTTGGTGCTAGGCTTGTCAGCAGTGCTCCCAGATCATGA